One part of the Rhodanobacteraceae bacterium genome encodes these proteins:
- a CDS encoding HypC/HybG/HupF family hydrogenase formation chaperone has product MCLSVPMQVVALGPGHAVVERGGTQLPVLLHLLDEPVNVGDYLAVQAQRHALAKLTPAEACEMLELYARLQVLMEEAR; this is encoded by the coding sequence ATGTGCCTGAGCGTGCCCATGCAGGTGGTCGCACTGGGTCCGGGGCATGCCGTGGTCGAGCGCGGCGGCACGCAATTGCCGGTCTTGCTGCACCTGCTGGATGAGCCCGTGAACGTGGGCGACTACCTGGCGGTGCAGGCGCAACGTCACGCGCTGGCGAAACTGACACCTGCGGAGGCATGCGAGATGCTCGAGCTCTACGCCCGCCTGCAGGTCTTGATGGAGGAAGCGCGATGA
- a CDS encoding hydrogenase small subunit, producing MSIDVERQDSFAGLLDPQADLPISLLGGLTRRQMLKFCAGVAATMGLSQAAGVRMALAAENPMRPPVIWLHGQECTGCTETLLRAYHPTLESLLLDVISLDYHDTLCVGAGKQALDHKHKVMEEYRGKYILVTEGGTPMAEGGIYCKVGGRTQVELVREAAAGAAAVIAIGSCAAWGGVQSAHPNPTGAVGTQEVIPGKTVINIPGCPPNPYNFLSTVLHLLTFGEAPALDAHNRPKFAYGRLIHENCERRPHFDAGRFALEFGDAGHRQGFCLYKIGCKGPETHANCPAIGFGDVGEGNWPVGIGAPCFGCTEKGVGFSKPIHALADLVSQTPPSLYPSVDGARGQGASPGAAALVGGVIGVALGAGAMFTRNMAEERDKAEKKSGREV from the coding sequence ATGAGCATCGACGTGGAACGGCAGGATTCGTTCGCAGGGCTGCTGGACCCACAGGCGGATCTCCCGATCAGCCTGCTCGGCGGCTTGACGCGACGGCAGATGCTCAAGTTCTGTGCGGGCGTGGCGGCCACGATGGGATTGAGCCAGGCGGCGGGTGTGCGCATGGCGCTCGCGGCCGAGAATCCGATGCGTCCCCCTGTGATCTGGCTGCACGGCCAGGAGTGCACCGGCTGCACAGAGACCTTGCTGCGCGCCTACCACCCGACGCTGGAGTCCCTGCTGCTCGACGTCATCTCGCTGGACTACCACGACACTCTGTGCGTGGGCGCCGGCAAGCAGGCGCTCGATCACAAGCACAAGGTGATGGAGGAATACCGCGGCAAGTACATCCTGGTCACCGAAGGCGGCACGCCGATGGCCGAGGGTGGCATCTACTGCAAGGTCGGCGGCCGCACTCAGGTGGAACTGGTGCGCGAGGCGGCGGCGGGCGCTGCGGCAGTGATTGCGATCGGTTCCTGCGCGGCTTGGGGCGGCGTGCAGTCGGCGCATCCGAACCCGACCGGCGCGGTGGGGACGCAGGAGGTGATCCCCGGCAAGACGGTGATCAACATCCCGGGATGTCCGCCCAATCCCTACAACTTCCTGTCGACCGTGCTGCACCTCCTGACCTTCGGCGAAGCGCCGGCGCTGGATGCACACAACCGGCCGAAGTTCGCATACGGCCGCCTGATCCATGAGAACTGCGAGCGCCGGCCGCATTTCGACGCCGGGCGCTTCGCGCTCGAATTCGGCGACGCCGGGCACCGCCAGGGCTTCTGCTTGTACAAGATCGGCTGCAAGGGGCCCGAGACGCATGCGAACTGCCCGGCGATCGGCTTCGGCGACGTGGGGGAGGGCAACTGGCCGGTCGGCATCGGCGCACCCTGCTTTGGCTGCACCGAGAAGGGTGTCGGTTTCAGCAAGCCGATCCATGCGCTGGCCGACTTGGTGTCGCAGACGCCGCCATCGCTGTATCCGTCGGTCGACGGCGCACGCGGACAGGGCGCAAGCCCCGGCGCCGCGGCGCTGGTGGGTGGCGTGATCGGCGTGGCGCTCGGGGCCGGCGCGATGTTCACCCGAAACATGGCGGAAGAGCGCGACAAGGCGGAGAAGAAGTCCGGGCGGGAGGTGTGA
- the hybA gene encoding hydrogenase 2 operon protein HybA: MTLSRRQFLTGAGAGAATAACLASTPAQALSREPKAMPEGALGMLFDSTLCIGCQACVSACRAANGVESGATPAPLADWNAANTWALAEDLDGVTLNVIKVYRDGDASVKDRATDGFAFVKRNCLHCVDASCVSVCPVGAMIKDPVTGIVTHDADACLGCRYCSYGCPFGVPQFDLGKPFGQINKCQMCAHLQAQGGIPACCDVCPTGASLFGPVADLQAEAEQRLAAEPGTLHQFPRGDIRGDRPMHEAAIALYQKHVYGQTEVGGTQVRYLSAVPFEKLGLPTLGPDAPVRFVEGLQHKLYNYLLAPAVALFGLAWVVRRNKPGIDAQDHEEH; this comes from the coding sequence ATGACACTCTCTCGGCGACAGTTCCTCACCGGCGCGGGCGCCGGAGCGGCGACGGCGGCGTGCCTGGCATCGACGCCTGCGCAGGCGCTCTCGCGGGAACCCAAGGCAATGCCCGAAGGGGCGCTCGGCATGCTGTTCGATTCGACCCTGTGCATCGGCTGCCAGGCCTGCGTGTCGGCCTGCCGCGCCGCCAACGGAGTCGAATCGGGCGCGACGCCAGCGCCGCTGGCCGACTGGAACGCCGCGAACACCTGGGCGCTGGCCGAGGACCTCGATGGCGTCACCCTCAATGTCATCAAGGTCTATCGCGACGGCGATGCCTCGGTGAAGGATCGTGCAACCGACGGTTTTGCCTTCGTCAAGCGCAACTGCCTGCATTGTGTGGATGCCAGTTGCGTCTCGGTGTGCCCGGTCGGCGCGATGATCAAGGATCCGGTCACAGGCATCGTGACCCACGACGCCGATGCCTGCCTGGGATGCCGCTACTGCTCTTACGGCTGTCCTTTCGGCGTGCCGCAGTTCGATCTGGGCAAACCTTTCGGGCAGATCAACAAATGCCAGATGTGCGCGCACTTGCAGGCGCAGGGAGGCATTCCGGCATGCTGCGACGTGTGTCCGACGGGTGCTTCGCTGTTTGGCCCGGTGGCCGATCTGCAGGCAGAGGCCGAACAACGCCTGGCCGCGGAGCCTGGCACCCTGCATCAGTTCCCGCGCGGCGATATCCGCGGCGACCGGCCGATGCACGAGGCGGCGATTGCGCTCTACCAGAAGCATGTCTATGGCCAGACCGAGGTCGGCGGCACCCAGGTGCGTTACCTGAGCGCCGTGCCCTTCGAGAAACTCGGCCTGCCCACGCTCGGGCCGGACGCGCCGGTGCGCTTCGTCGAGGGTTTGCAGCACAAACTTTACAACTACTTGCTGGCGCCTGCGGTGGCGCTGTTCGGGTTGGCTTGGGTCGTTCGACGCAACAAGCCCGGCATCGACGCGCAGGACCACGAGGAGCACTGA
- the hypF gene encoding carbamoyltransferase HypF — protein sequence MRGRVQGVGLRPSVHALAHRLGLVGWVRNDAQGVLIEVQGPRSEELAAALTGDPPSLARIDSIEVGAIETVDREDGFRIVDSPAGGALSTSIGPDVGVCTDCLGELLDPADRRFHYPFITCTHCGPRFTICASLPYDRPQTALAGFPLCPDCEREYRDPGNRRFHAESTACSACGPRLDADPREIMAWLAAGEIVALKGLGGFHLVCDARNEAAVARLRARKQREAKPLAVMVSNLASARRVAQVDDTAARLLQSRERPIVVLRAQASHGLAPSVSQDLPSVGVMLPYTPIHWLLCHAAAGEPAGDDWLRQPWPLALVMTSANPHGEPLVHTDEAARERLAGIADRIVGHDRPILVRCDDSVMHLVDGAPAFIRRARGYVPEPIDLGSDGPPLLGVGAYLKNTLCITRGRQAFVSQHVGDLDNPEARRFLQETARQLSRILAVRPERVVCDLHPDFASSELARASGLPLTRVQHHHAHIAAVLAEHAVHHGVLGVALDGYGMGDDGGAWGGELLRVDGARCERIGHLRPLPLPGGDRCARETWRCAAAALHLAGQGEQIPARFGAESLAPAVRQVLDRGLAPLTTSAGRWFDAACGLLGLHWHSSHEGQAPMALEGLVDAPRVLAGGWRIENGVLDPTPLLAALAQPGISPVDGANLFHGTLAAALAEWVGTAARAQGLDTVALGGGCLLNRVLAENLVSGLRAQGLKPLLPRLLPPNDGAISLGQVWVARGLR from the coding sequence GTGCGCGGCCGGGTGCAGGGCGTCGGCTTGCGGCCCAGCGTGCACGCGCTGGCGCACCGCCTGGGGCTGGTCGGCTGGGTGCGCAACGATGCGCAGGGCGTCCTGATCGAGGTCCAGGGGCCGCGCAGCGAGGAACTGGCCGCGGCACTCACCGGAGATCCGCCGTCGCTGGCGCGCATCGATTCGATCGAGGTGGGCGCGATCGAGACGGTGGACCGGGAGGACGGCTTCCGGATCGTCGACAGTCCGGCGGGTGGGGCGCTCAGCACCAGCATCGGCCCGGATGTCGGCGTCTGCACCGACTGCCTGGGCGAACTCCTCGATCCCGCCGACCGGCGCTTTCATTATCCCTTCATCACCTGCACCCACTGCGGACCGCGCTTCACGATCTGCGCCTCTCTCCCATACGACCGGCCGCAGACCGCGTTGGCAGGATTCCCGCTGTGCCCCGATTGTGAGCGCGAGTACCGTGATCCCGGCAACCGTCGCTTCCACGCCGAGTCCACCGCTTGCAGCGCGTGCGGGCCGCGGCTCGACGCCGATCCGCGCGAGATCATGGCCTGGCTGGCCGCCGGCGAGATCGTCGCGCTCAAGGGACTCGGCGGCTTCCACCTGGTCTGTGATGCGCGCAACGAGGCGGCCGTTGCGCGGCTGCGCGCGCGCAAGCAGCGCGAAGCCAAGCCGCTGGCGGTGATGGTCAGCAATCTCGCATCGGCGCGCCGGGTGGCGCAGGTCGACGACACCGCGGCACGCCTGCTGCAATCGCGCGAACGCCCGATTGTGGTGCTGCGCGCGCAGGCCAGCCATGGCCTTGCGCCGTCGGTCTCCCAGGATCTGCCGAGCGTCGGCGTGATGCTGCCGTACACGCCGATCCACTGGCTGCTGTGTCATGCGGCGGCCGGCGAGCCGGCGGGCGACGACTGGTTGCGCCAGCCTTGGCCGCTGGCGCTGGTGATGACCAGCGCCAATCCGCACGGCGAACCGCTGGTGCACACCGACGAGGCCGCGCGCGAACGCCTCGCGGGCATCGCCGATCGTATCGTCGGCCACGACCGCCCGATCCTGGTGCGCTGCGACGACTCGGTGATGCACCTGGTCGACGGCGCGCCGGCCTTCATCCGCCGCGCGCGCGGCTACGTGCCGGAGCCGATCGACCTGGGCAGCGACGGGCCGCCGCTGCTGGGCGTCGGCGCTTACCTCAAGAACACGCTTTGCATCACGCGTGGACGCCAGGCCTTCGTGTCGCAGCATGTTGGCGATCTCGACAATCCCGAGGCCCGCCGCTTCCTGCAGGAAACCGCGAGGCAGCTGTCGCGCATCCTCGCCGTGCGCCCGGAACGTGTGGTCTGCGATCTGCACCCGGATTTCGCCAGCAGCGAGCTGGCGCGCGCCAGCGGCCTGCCGCTGACCCGGGTGCAGCACCACCATGCGCATATCGCGGCGGTACTCGCCGAGCATGCGGTGCACCACGGCGTGCTCGGCGTGGCGCTGGATGGCTATGGGATGGGCGACGACGGGGGCGCCTGGGGCGGCGAGTTGCTGCGCGTGGATGGCGCACGTTGTGAGCGCATCGGCCACCTGCGACCGTTGCCGCTGCCGGGCGGCGACCGCTGCGCGCGCGAGACCTGGCGGTGCGCCGCGGCGGCGCTGCACTTGGCCGGGCAGGGCGAGCAGATCCCGGCGCGATTCGGCGCGGAAAGCCTGGCGCCGGCAGTGCGCCAAGTGCTCGACCGCGGCCTGGCACCACTCACCACCAGCGCCGGACGCTGGTTCGATGCCGCCTGCGGCCTGCTCGGGCTGCACTGGCATTCCAGCCATGAGGGACAGGCGCCGATGGCACTGGAAGGGCTGGTCGACGCGCCGCGCGTGCTCGCGGGCGGCTGGCGCATCGAGAATGGCGTACTCGATCCCACGCCGTTGCTGGCTGCACTCGCGCAACCCGGGATCAGCCCGGTCGACGGCGCCAACTTGTTCCACGGCACGCTGGCGGCAGCACTGGCCGAATGGGTCGGCACGGCGGCGCGCGCGCAGGGGCTGGACACGGTGGCTCTGGGCGGCGGTTGCCTGCTGAACCGGGTGCTGGCCGAGAACCTGGTATCGGGGTTGCGTGCGCAGGGACTGAAGCCCTTGCTGCCCCGCCTGCTGCCGCCGAACGACGGCGCGATCAGCCTGGGGCAGGTGTGGGTGGCGCGCGGCCTCCGCTGA
- the hypB gene encoding hydrogenase nickel incorporation protein HypB → MCTVCGCGKGEVSIHAGLVWKHRAPTEPLELVAPEEAAVDRGLIAASASGLSAPGISESRLVRIEADLLSKNAAWAQRNRAHFSAHQVLALNLVSSPGSGKTSLLVRTLQAMRARGGMPLGVIEGDQQTSHDAERIRATGVPAIQVNTGKGCHLDASMVARALERLPAVDGGVVFIENVGNLVCPAGFDLGEAHKVVLASVTEGEDKPLKYPNIFAASRLMLVSKCDLLPHLDFDVDLLIANARRVQPDIEVIRTSARSGEGLDAWSDWIDSARSALRA, encoded by the coding sequence ATGTGCACCGTGTGCGGTTGCGGCAAGGGCGAGGTGAGCATCCATGCCGGGCTGGTCTGGAAGCATCGCGCTCCCACGGAGCCGCTGGAACTGGTGGCCCCCGAGGAAGCGGCGGTGGATCGCGGACTGATCGCGGCAAGCGCCTCCGGACTGTCGGCGCCCGGTATCAGCGAATCGCGCTTGGTGCGCATCGAGGCGGACCTGTTGTCGAAGAACGCCGCATGGGCGCAGCGCAATCGCGCTCACTTCAGCGCCCATCAGGTGCTCGCACTGAACCTGGTGTCCAGCCCCGGGTCGGGCAAGACCAGCCTGCTGGTGCGCACGCTGCAGGCCATGCGGGCGCGCGGCGGGATGCCGCTCGGCGTGATCGAGGGCGACCAGCAGACCAGTCACGATGCCGAGCGTATCCGCGCCACCGGAGTCCCGGCGATCCAGGTCAACACCGGCAAGGGCTGCCACCTGGATGCGTCGATGGTCGCGCGTGCGCTGGAGCGACTGCCGGCAGTCGATGGCGGCGTAGTCTTCATCGAAAACGTCGGCAACCTGGTGTGCCCAGCGGGCTTCGACCTCGGCGAGGCGCACAAGGTGGTGCTGGCATCGGTCACCGAGGGCGAGGACAAGCCGCTCAAGTACCCCAACATTTTCGCGGCTTCGCGCCTGATGCTGGTGTCCAAGTGCGACCTCCTGCCGCATCTCGATTTCGATGTCGACTTGCTGATCGCCAATGCGCGGCGGGTGCAGCCCGACATCGAGGTGATCCGGACGTCGGCGCGCAGCGGCGAGGGTCTTGACGCCTGGTCGGACTGGATCGATTCCGCCCGCAGCGCATTGCGGGCCTGA
- the hypA gene encoding hydrogenase maturation nickel metallochaperone HypA, with amino-acid sequence MHEMSLCLSLVDLLTEHLQAEGATRVLRVQLAIGALGQVEPAALVFCFDCAARGGPAEGAHLDIEIIPGRAWCFDCGHGVAITSRQDACPECGGSALRIDDGEQLRLSAMEVA; translated from the coding sequence ATGCACGAGATGTCGCTCTGCCTGTCGCTGGTCGACCTGCTCACCGAGCACCTTCAGGCTGAAGGCGCGACACGAGTGCTGCGCGTGCAACTGGCGATCGGCGCTCTCGGGCAGGTGGAGCCGGCCGCACTGGTTTTCTGTTTCGACTGCGCCGCACGCGGCGGGCCGGCGGAAGGCGCACACCTGGACATCGAGATCATTCCCGGCCGCGCCTGGTGCTTCGACTGCGGCCATGGCGTTGCCATCACCAGCCGCCAGGACGCCTGCCCGGAGTGTGGCGGGTCAGCGCTGCGGATCGACGACGGCGAGCAGTTGCGCCTGAGCGCCATGGAGGTCGCTTGA
- the hybB gene encoding Ni/Fe-hydrogenase cytochrome b subunit, whose translation MSGHPQRLRGVSLFTPFSLVLGLLASIAGIVLLKRFIYGLGDVSNLSAGYPWGLWVTWDLIIGSSLGCGGFAMAMLIYVFNQGRYHPLMRPALVSSLFGYVLAGSAAIIDMGRWWQFYNLLLPWHWNFSSVMLETGLCVSAYTLLLFVENSPMVLERFGLEKWRQRIARVMWLVISIGILLPFMHQSSLGSILLVVGHKLSPLYLTPWLPLLFVSSVLAMGYALVVFEATVVTKSFRLASEHHMLARLSSVIGWLLAGWLLLRWADLLWRDALGDALELTPLAASFWSENALALFAAVGFLSPAARRDEVWTFLAALALLLFAIVYRFNAYLVGYTPAVAGYTYFPSVQEILVTLGMIAFEILGYLVVIKLFPVLHAPVRQPAHA comes from the coding sequence ATGTCCGGTCATCCGCAGCGGCTGCGTGGGGTTTCGCTGTTCACGCCTTTCAGCCTGGTGCTCGGGTTGCTGGCCTCGATTGCGGGCATCGTGCTGCTGAAGCGCTTCATCTACGGCCTGGGCGACGTCAGCAACCTGAGTGCGGGGTATCCCTGGGGCCTGTGGGTGACCTGGGACCTGATCATCGGCAGTTCGCTCGGCTGCGGCGGCTTTGCCATGGCCATGCTGATTTACGTGTTCAACCAGGGTCGCTACCACCCGTTGATGCGGCCCGCCTTGGTCAGCAGCCTTTTCGGGTACGTGCTGGCAGGCTCCGCCGCGATCATCGACATGGGCCGCTGGTGGCAGTTCTACAACCTGCTGCTGCCGTGGCACTGGAATTTCAGCTCGGTGATGCTGGAGACCGGCCTGTGCGTCAGTGCGTACACCCTGCTGCTGTTCGTCGAAAACTCGCCGATGGTGCTGGAGCGCTTCGGTCTCGAGAAATGGCGCCAGCGCATCGCCCGCGTCATGTGGCTGGTCATCTCGATCGGCATCCTGCTGCCATTCATGCACCAGTCTTCGCTTGGGTCGATCCTGCTGGTGGTCGGGCACAAGCTGTCGCCCTTGTACCTGACGCCGTGGCTGCCGCTGCTGTTCGTCAGCTCGGTGCTGGCGATGGGCTATGCGCTGGTGGTGTTCGAGGCCACGGTGGTCACCAAGAGCTTCCGCCTGGCGTCGGAGCATCACATGCTGGCACGGCTGTCGAGCGTCATCGGTTGGCTGCTGGCCGGCTGGCTGCTGCTGCGCTGGGCCGACCTGCTGTGGCGCGACGCGCTTGGCGACGCGCTGGAACTGACGCCGCTGGCGGCGAGCTTCTGGTCCGAGAATGCGCTGGCGCTGTTCGCTGCGGTGGGATTCCTGTCGCCCGCGGCGCGGCGCGATGAGGTCTGGACCTTCCTGGCCGCGCTGGCGCTGCTGCTGTTCGCGATCGTCTATCGCTTCAACGCCTATCTGGTCGGCTACACGCCGGCGGTCGCCGGCTATACGTACTTCCCGTCGGTGCAGGAGATCCTGGTCACGCTGGGCATGATCGCCTTCGAGATCCTCGGTTACCTGGTCGTCATCAAGCTCTTCCCAGTCCTGCACGCCCCGGTGCGGCAGCCCGCGCACGCCTGA
- a CDS encoding SCO family protein, whose product MPTLESMKPARHALILTAAAALALLWLGRANQDSDLWEQAPAEVQAVLWPVPRPVAGFNLVDQHGQSFAAEDLRGHWSLMYFGYLQCPDVCPTTLQALRGVQRLQATQPDARVTRHVFVSVDPANDSPERIAAYLGYFGDAFTGLAGNPAELQKLTDSLGVIHAEHVDQAGVRSIDHTTAIIVVDPEGRGVGALTAPHDPASMLQRLRALQEYLSR is encoded by the coding sequence ATGCCTACGCTGGAATCCATGAAGCCCGCTCGACATGCGCTGATCCTCACGGCCGCTGCCGCATTGGCCCTGCTCTGGCTGGGCCGTGCCAACCAGGACAGCGACCTTTGGGAACAGGCACCGGCCGAGGTTCAGGCCGTCCTGTGGCCGGTGCCGCGACCGGTCGCCGGGTTCAACCTGGTGGACCAGCACGGCCAGTCGTTTGCCGCCGAAGACCTGCGCGGACACTGGAGCCTGATGTACTTCGGTTACCTGCAGTGCCCGGATGTCTGTCCCACCACCCTGCAGGCACTGCGCGGTGTCCAGCGCTTGCAAGCCACTCAACCAGATGCGCGCGTCACCCGGCATGTCTTCGTCAGTGTCGATCCCGCCAACGACAGCCCGGAACGGATCGCTGCCTACCTCGGATACTTTGGCGATGCCTTCACCGGCCTCGCCGGCAATCCGGCGGAACTGCAGAAGCTCACCGACTCGCTCGGCGTGATCCACGCCGAGCATGTGGACCAGGCCGGTGTGCGCAGCATCGACCACACCACCGCGATCATCGTGGTGGATCCTGAAGGCAGGGGTGTGGGTGCCCTGACCGCGCCGCACGACCCTGCATCCATGCTGCAGCGGCTGCGCGCACTGCAGGAGTACCTCTCGCGCTGA
- a CDS encoding HupE/UreJ family protein has translation MACATTPCHRRNMARWRRARSAIDSAPRAPRARRPRCGTSSAAPKALRAGLVIRLRWPRPAGHGPRRRSMIISPTRWPSSPVPARPCRRYATPKSAGASSMPCVSSPHERGLITMSATTGFSMKRVLTALLLGATALPAPLLAHAGPGTHDGFLAGMLHPVAGLDHVLVMLGVGVLGVAVGGRARWSLPLVFVASMALATLAGISGLAGSQPAEHLIAISVLAIGVPLALATRLSLPAAALLVALCAVVHGHAHGVEAAAGVAVGSYLAGMLIATSLLHASGVLIAAGLRRPILAGVQPIRLLGVAMVVAGMVLTIT, from the coding sequence ATGGCCTGCGCTACAACACCGTGTCACCGTCGGAACATGGCGCGCTGGCGCCGTGCGCGGTCTGCCATCGACTCAGCGCCGCGGGCGCCGAGGGCCCGACGCCCTCGCTGCGGAACATCATCGGCAGCGCCAAAGGCGCTTCGCGCTGGTTTGGTTATTCGCCTGCGCTGGCCACGGCCGGCGGGACATGGACCGCGGAGGAGATCGATGATTATCTCGCCGACCCGGTGGCCTTCCTCCCCGGTACCAGCAAGACCCTGTCGCAGGTACGCGACCCCGAAGAGCGCCGGCGCATCGTCGATGCCCTGCGTGAGCTCACCCCATGAAAGAGGCTTGATCACCATGTCCGCGACGACTGGATTCTCGATGAAGCGCGTGCTGACCGCCCTGTTGCTGGGAGCCACTGCACTGCCCGCGCCGCTACTTGCGCATGCTGGCCCCGGCACCCACGACGGGTTCCTGGCGGGGATGCTGCACCCGGTGGCAGGCCTGGACCATGTCCTGGTGATGCTCGGCGTCGGTGTCCTCGGCGTCGCGGTTGGCGGCCGAGCCCGCTGGTCGCTGCCGCTGGTGTTCGTCGCGAGCATGGCCTTGGCAACGCTGGCGGGCATTTCCGGACTGGCCGGTTCGCAGCCAGCCGAGCATCTGATCGCCATCAGTGTGTTGGCCATCGGCGTGCCGCTCGCCCTGGCAACACGTTTGTCGCTGCCGGCCGCAGCGCTGCTGGTCGCCCTGTGCGCCGTGGTACACGGACACGCCCATGGTGTCGAAGCCGCGGCTGGTGTCGCCGTTGGGTCCTATCTCGCCGGCATGCTGATCGCGACTTCGCTCCTGCACGCAAGTGGTGTACTGATCGCCGCGGGCCTGCGCCGGCCGATCCTCGCCGGAGTGCAGCCGATCCGCTTGCTGGGAGTCGCGATGGTGGTCGCCGGCATGGTGCTCACGATCACCTGA
- a CDS encoding HyaD/HybD family hydrogenase maturation endopeptidase, with protein MDILVLGIGNILLQDEGIGVHVVQRLQARWRLPAQVQVLDGGTSGMVLLDDVAACEHLLIVDCARLDGPPGEIHEFQGAAVPAFFQQRISPHQIGLSDLLAAAALMDALPAGLSLVAVEPAGIELGTELTPIGERACEAALECVLARLRRLGVAAVPALEVA; from the coding sequence GTGGACATCCTGGTGCTCGGCATCGGCAACATCCTGCTCCAGGACGAGGGCATCGGCGTGCATGTCGTGCAACGCCTGCAGGCCCGCTGGCGCCTGCCGGCGCAGGTGCAGGTGCTCGACGGCGGCACCTCGGGGATGGTGTTGCTCGACGACGTGGCCGCCTGCGAGCACCTGCTGATCGTCGATTGCGCGCGGCTCGACGGTCCACCCGGCGAAATCCACGAGTTTCAGGGCGCCGCGGTGCCCGCTTTCTTCCAGCAACGCATCTCGCCGCACCAGATCGGCCTGTCGGACCTGCTCGCCGCGGCCGCGCTGATGGATGCCTTGCCCGCGGGACTTTCGCTGGTGGCGGTCGAACCTGCCGGGATCGAACTCGGCACGGAGCTGACACCCATCGGCGAGCGCGCTTGCGAGGCAGCGCTGGAGTGCGTGCTCGCGCGCCTGCGGCGGCTGGGCGTCGCCGCCGTGCCGGCGCTGGAGGTGGCCTGA
- the hybE gene encoding [NiFe]-hydrogenase assembly chaperone HybE: MNNHASDLRVCALAVHFREIGDTRMRELPFYNAQLSVEACGFTHFDESDLIGVLVTPWFMNLMLLPLEQAPVDPTRFGQARGIPLPGGSRRFVYGGDEGIGAYWAHSLHSPMHAFGSQAHACNEARGVLAQVLAAKPAVPRVDSPGRRAFLAGWRPMAPVVPDRAET; encoded by the coding sequence ATGAACAACCACGCCAGTGACCTCCGGGTCTGCGCGCTTGCGGTGCATTTCCGCGAGATCGGGGATACCCGGATGCGCGAGCTGCCGTTCTACAACGCGCAATTGTCGGTGGAAGCCTGCGGGTTCACGCACTTCGACGAGTCGGACCTGATCGGCGTGCTGGTCACGCCCTGGTTCATGAACCTGATGCTGCTGCCACTGGAGCAGGCACCGGTGGATCCGACGCGTTTCGGCCAGGCGCGGGGCATTCCGCTGCCGGGTGGCTCCCGGCGATTCGTCTACGGTGGGGACGAGGGCATCGGCGCCTACTGGGCGCACTCGCTGCATTCGCCGATGCACGCCTTCGGCTCGCAGGCGCATGCCTGCAACGAGGCACGGGGGGTGCTGGCGCAGGTGCTCGCCGCGAAGCCGGCGGTGCCGCGCGTGGACAGCCCGGGTCGGCGTGCGTTCCTTGCAGGATGGCGCCCGATGGCGCCGGTGGTCCCCGATCGCGCCGAGACTTAG